The Daphnia magna isolate NIES linkage group LG3, ASM2063170v1.1, whole genome shotgun sequence genomic interval ACGACCATGTCATCATTCAGTCTTCGGCGTTGTTCCCGGAAAGAATGGTTCAACATGTTACCGCTCTACCAATTGGTAAGTTTGCTTACCTtgcctttttgtgtgtgtttttatcaCAATTCTCATACCCACGGAAATCCGTTGCCCACACGCCGCCGGCGCTGAAGATTTTGAATCGTAATTCCATTGCGCAAGTCCCGTAACGCGCGTTCCGTACAATTTAAAGAGCTGTGCGTAGTCTCAGCATTAAGATTTTCGTGAATTTACGTATCGACCTTCGGCATGCATTCAACCGATAGGTCTAGCGCTGTGTTGCAAGCCGGTCGAATGGGGTCCCAAAGAATTAAGAGCATGGGGATTAAGAGCATATTCcataattgatttttttccccctctccgCGGATATAGACGAGACGCGTCGAACTCTTCTCCTGGAAGCTAGTGTGTAGGAATAACAAGATTTGGCAAGCGCCTTGCCAAACAAAGCACAGCCAATGCAGTTTGTGATATTTGCAGCGTGCGATCCGACCACTGGTCCGCTTTGGCCGGCTATTTGGCACAACATTGGACCGCGTGATGACCAGCGCTTCTCGCGCGGAGTGCGCTTAAATCGCAGGTTGTGTCACGTCCGCCATAAAAATGAGCAAAATGTGCATCACAACAAAACCGCTCCGCTCTTTAGATAGAAATATAGAAACGCGCATCCGTTAACGACATTGGCGTAGGACCCTTATCCATGGCGCGGGCACTGTACCCGTCGCTTGGCCTATCAATAgacttacacacacacacacacgcgcgctCACTCTCTCTCTAGAGCTGTGTGTCTTTCTGCTACCTCTCTTTCCGGGATCCCTCGCTTTTTCTTGTAACTTTTCTCGAGCGATTGTGACAGACGACCGCAGAGAAAGTTgaaaaaaggagaacaaaTCCAAAGGCTGTCATCAAACTTGACGAATTCTTCTTCACAAGGTATATACGACCGACAGAGGAGGCGCATGCGTCTCAACAAGCAAGAATACCTAGTAGAGTCTATGGCGCCGAAATCAATATGTACAGACATGGTACCCTATAGCGAAATAAAAAGACAGACTGCGCCCTATAATTTCGATCCATTTCTTGACTTTGACAAGTTTAGAATCCTCTTTGTCCACCCCTCACGCTTTAATCCGTTTTATTGTCAGTCTAGCGACGGAAAACTGCGGATTACCGAAGACTATTAAAGCAATATATCAAATATACCAATACAAAACTTAGTGTTTACTTAAGAAAATATTGGCGTGGAATCGCGATATTTAAATTGACCCCTTGCTTCGAGACAACAGATACTGGATATTAAAAGCGATCCATCATCTGTCAACGAAAGAAGGTCAAAAATGTacgcatcttttttttcttctctttctctccctgGGAGTGTCTGAACTGTTTTAGGTTCTTGGCTGGCACAGAGAGATTGCCCGCCGTCTGCGCAATAACGTTTCCGCTAAAGACTAATAGTCTTGTTGATCATGAAAAGTTATGATAACTTTTACtcttatttattatttttttcttcttctttgcttcATTTTCATTAACAGGAGGTGCTGAACAGCCTCATCATAGTCTCTTCAAAGATACGGGAGTTAGCGACAGCGGAACAACAACACCAACTTCCAACGGAGATGATGGGAGTCGAAGCCGTAGCAATAGTGATGATGCAACCAGCTCCAATCCGAGGAATGACGGCATGGAACGGAACGTGTCAACGCCGAATGACGCTCTTCACCTCGAGAGACGGGTAAAGCTTTTCAATTGCACGGTCAGTTGCCGACCGATGGCCCGTGGAGTTAACGTCACATTTTTCAACTTGATACGACACTTCGTTTAAAAGGCTCTCACTTTTACGGATAACTTGTTAGTTCATTGTGTCGTTTTAACCGATACGCTTACGGGGGAAAAAGACGAGCAGTTTTGATCGAAACATTGCTACATTGATTCATCCCTCTCGAAAAAGAAACCTTTCTAAACTACGCGCCAAACGGGAGAATGCGGTCAGAACGTCCGCCATTCACCCTGCAAAGGTATTCTTGCGTAGTACGTGGTAGTGGAGAAGGAGGGGACGATAACGAACGTGCCGTCTAAATTTGGGTTCGGCTAAACTTTTGCCGTCGCTTCTCTCAGCTGCCCTTGAAAGGGAATGGAATCAGTATAGGAATCTAGAAGTATGGCAGGGATGATAGGAGTCGCCACAAACGCCAACAACATCCACCTTCCTGTCTCTCACATAAACACGACATTGGCGAATTTTCTGGCAAAATGTGCAAAAACTCGTGATTGATGTTATGAGAGTAGAGCAAGTGCGCAAGgacgtttttcttgttttcttacGCTGGAATCGGGCCACGTTCATTGACGACGTAGCCTAgctttcgtttcgtttttttttttaagttaaaaatGGTCTCGCGTAGACAATCTTTCACGCTATGATATGACACAAGATTATGATCAATCAAGTTAATTTAGCTGTCAAAACATTGCGCCCTCGAAAACGTTGCAAACGGTTAACTGTTGGTTTCAATAAATTCGTTTGTGACAGGTGGGACTCGTCAGTGGGGTGGCTCTAATTGTTGGAACAATGATTGGATCGGGTATTTTCGTCTCACCGTCGACGCTATTGGTATGTTAAAACTACGCTTGAAAATTACATTGAAACTCAAATCATTGACTTGAATCTCCGGCAGGTGAAAACCAAGTCGCCTGGTCTCTTCCTGGTCATCTGGGCTGCTTGCGGCATCCTTTCGACGCTGGGTAATTATTTTACATTCCGTTGTTGTTATTCGAATAATACATAAATGAAATCTGCAGTTTATGGGAGATGTAAAAGCACACTTGGGAAAAAAAGTTGTCAATATTTACACGGCGGCGCTCTTGGCGATCTTTACAAAGTTCATCGCGTAAAGTCAGGATGTAAAAACGCTCGTAAAGAGATATTCTTTTAATCTCACCTAAACTAGTTTTATGGCTCAACTAAGAATTTGCGTCGGAATTTTTTGCCGTTTATTGCTTAGGTTAGACTGTACATTATTTAAGTCGGATAATGATTGAGATAAGGTTTTTGACGAACCCAATGTTCTCAAGGATTTAACCTTTCGCTGTTGGAATCCTTGTTCATACAGGGGCACTTTCCTACGCTGAATTGGGCACGATGATCACAGAATCAGGAGCTGAATACGCCGTAACgaattaaaatatatttttttaaaaaattccccTTGTCCTTTTTCGTTATCTCCCCTATTGACTTTAAGCGCTAgacataaacaaacaaacaaagaaatagCCTAAATCCGTCTATAAATTACAGTACTATCGTCATGCGTTCGGCTCGCTGCCGGCCTTCATATTCAGCTGGGTTTGTACTTTGGTATTAAAACCCTCTCAGTTGGCCATTATTTGTTTAGCCTTTGCTAAATACACAGTTGAGGCCTTCGTCAGCGAATGCGAACCGCCCATCTTCATCATTCAGATTCTCTGCGTCGCCATTATCGGTACAATTCACTTACAATCATGCTATTTTCTTGGCATGCGCATGATAGAAAATCTGATTGACTGCATGACATAGGCCCACATTTAACTTCCGATCGCATATTCGTGACAAGTAATGATTCCTGATATTGCGTGTTTGTCTACATTTACGGTCAAAGTCATGATCGGAGATTGGCGCATGAGTTTTGTCGttgcattttgtttgtttttttttttttaaatggcatGTAATGTTGCAACTTTTTACGTTGGAAGGAGCCCTATGCTACGCCGAATTGGGCACCCTCATCCCGAAAAGCGGTGGCGAATACAGTAAGCATGACTTGGATCAAACTAGACGAAAcgacgaaaaaaagaaaatagttgtCGGAACAGTCTATACGTGCTAAAAGTGCGACTAACTAGTGTAGTGTTTCATTAGTTTACTTTAAAGAAGCGTTCGACTCACCCCGTCACCGCTTTTGGGGTCCCGTCATGGCTTTCCTCTACGCCTGGGTTTCGGTGATCCTGCTCAGGACTTCATCCATGGCCATCATTGCCTTAGCCTTTGCTGAATACTCTATCGCTCCGCTGATGGATACGTTGAATTTTTGCTGGCCAGACGATTACCGATACACTTTGACTCGTTTGGCTGCTGCACTCTGCATTTGTAAGTAGTTTGACCTAGTTTGCCCGCACGTACGATAGGTCTACTACTTCGTTGAATGCCATCTGTACATCTGTCGCATGTTTTTGCTTGCATGCCCAATTGTTTCACGTCCAAAACGTTtgaaaactaaagaaaaaatgacagtcattatttttttccgaAATAATTCCTACTCTactctttctattttttgtttaccgTCTTCTTCTCGGTGGACCGTCTTCTAGGCCTCATAACTTTTATCAACTGTTTCAGTGTTAAGCTGGCCACCAAAGTACAAAATGTCTTTACGGCGGCCAAGCTGGTGGCCATCGCCATAATCATCGCCGGCGGTCTCTACATGATCGGCATTGGTAAGTTTGTAACCTGCTAAATCATTCCGTCGTTAAGTTAGTTATCTGAGCCTActaaatcgaaaaaaaaacaaaaacaaaaaataacataaaacAACTAGGCAATACTCAGTACCTGAGCCAAGGATTTGAAGGTTCTACCACTTCTTTCGGTGACATTGCTACTGCCTTCTACAGTGGCCTCTGGGCGTATGACGGATGGTAAGCTTCCTTTTCATCATCACCATGGCAAGTTATTACTAACGTATGATTTGCACGGAAAACAGGAACAACCTGAACTACGTTACTGAAGAACTCAAGAATCCTTTTGTGTAAGAAACCAGTAATTATATCAATACCTTTTAAATCGATAATCAACGTTCGGGATCGAATTGTTGACATGTTTAACAGGAATCTTCCGCGGTCCATCATGATTGGAATTCCTTTAACTACTGTTTGTTACGTCTTAGTCAACGTGGCGTACCTGGCCGTCTTGTCGCCAACGGAAATGATGCAGTCCGAGGCCGTCGCTGTGGTAATATAAGCAATGTTGCAACCAcgatgtttttttgttgtaaggCATGAGAAGCGCTTTTGAGAAAGTAAAAGCTGACAAAGCTTTCTTTCACAACAACGTTTGGCAGCTTAACTGCTGCATGAATGTACGGTACCAAAGATGACTATGTTCCCTCCCACAGCACTTGCAGAGATTCATAGATCCTAGTTTTTAATTTACTAGAGCTATTCGTCGACAAGCATGGCTTCTTATTACGTTTAACTGCACggtttttttcgtgtgtgatTTGTTTTTACCCATTTAGGATTGGGGCAATCGACTGTTGGGTCCCATGGCGTTTTTAATGCCCTTAGGTGTTGTATTGTCAACGTTTGGCGCGGGCAACGGAAGTCTCTTCACGGCCGGAAGGTTGATTCTCATCTCAGTTTTTTTCATCGATCAAAACTGCTTGCATTATAATTTGCTTAAATTGCTAGAGTCGTGGTATAGCATCAACGCTTTTCTGCATGCGGTAGGGAGGTCTGGTTGCAAACGTCACAGTCCCCGTGTTATGAACTCCCGTAGTGTTTGTCCGTTTCTTTAATGTCTTTCTTGTTCTAGTCTTCATCctctatttttgtttctctcttgtAAACAATTTCTGGTTGGGTGGTGGTGATTTGGATACCAGACTTTCGGCACTCGGGCGCTGGGGGCTTTAGCTTGGCTGATGCCGCTAGCCGTGTGCATCAGTTGTTTCGGCAGTGCCAATGGAACGCTCTTCGTTGGTGGAAGGTAGACGGAATTTATTCCTTTTAAGCGTTCCATTCAGTTGAAATATCCTTGCTTAACGCCGAGTAGAGCGATCTCACGAGTGATTGAACAAAGGGACTGAATGATGTACTAAAAGAATTGGATGAAATAGGTTGTGCTACGTTGCGAGTCGTGAAGGACATCTAGTTGACGTGCTTTCCTACGTCCACATCCGACGATTGACTCCTTCTCCAGCACTccttttcaatgtaaaaattaTTCATCTATATGTTATATGGAAGATGATTAACAGATGAATTTGCACCTTAACCAAACGTAGAGCGCCGTGGCACTCATGATGATCATCCCTGGCGATATCGCCAGTTTGATTGACTTTTTCAGTTTCACGGCATGGATTTTCTATGGAGCCGCTATGCTTGCACTTATCGTCATGAGGTTCACCAAAAAAGACGCCCCGAGGCCTTACAAGGTACCAAGAAACCTAACGTACAATTAAATGCTTATGACAATTagtgaaataataaaatgtttagGTACCGATTATCATTCCTGTCATCGTGCTAATCATTTCCGTTTACTTGGTCATTGGACCAATTGTGGACAATCCGAAAATTGAGTACTTATACGCTACCTTGTTCATCTTGGCTGGATTCTTTCTTTACATCCCTTTTGTTTATTACAAGAAAGTATTGCCCGGAATGAGTAAGTCACTGAACATTCAATTcctaagaaaagaaaaaaaaattaagaaactttATGTTTTCATatctgttatttttaaaaaaggttaCATTACAACATTTATGCAACTCCTGTTGGAAGTAGCTCCATCGACGGCCATGGCGGAGGACTAGCGTCACGAACAGTCAAGTCACCGAGGCGATCAAATAAGAGATGGCAACCGAAAAATTTCCGTGTTTATGGTCTAGCACTATAGGCGGTGAACTATTACGTGTACATTATTGTTACTCTGATCATGTGTTAAAACCTTGTGTTGGTACGATGATTGCCATGCAAtctaaatatttaaaaatggtTGTCTTTCCCTTCTCTTCAGTCATTCTTTTTCATAATTGGTTTTATCCTGGATTATGAGCTCGAGGAGATCTTACAATTCAATCGAAATTTTACCAAAAGACACAAAGTTTGTATTATTGATTTAGaacaatgtttttttccttcttttcaacaaaaacaatcaagtACTATTCTAAATTTTACTCTCCCAAAATGgcgagaaaaattattttgaaacaGGGATTCGTTCATCATAGAccttttttttgaatttttttatgacgCAGCTTCCATGTACTTAAAATCGAAGCCACTGAATTGTAAACTTAATCACTCAGTGACTGTGAATTTTGTACAGCATGCATACCGAAGAATAAAATACACAAGTGCCAATCACGACCAAACATTTCATGTTGCTAACTTAAACAGGGATTTGACGGTACTAAAGAACAAATTGGGCACTGACCAATTCTaattttcctttaattttctaaaattgtCTGAGACGAAAGTGCTAGTTTACGGAATCTACTTTTAAAAGTTTCAGCAATTGGCAAGAAAACATAAATTATAAATTGCTGTATacggaagtaaaaaaaaaaaaaactatttaagGTACCTTATACAGAAAGTTGAAACTTTCTGTTTGCTAGTTTCAAactaaaattcaaaattttgttaaatttaGGCAAGATTTATCTGTTAGCCGAACTCAGCTGTCAAAACTAGATACTATAGGTACAAATTATCGACAAACAATAACGTCACCTAATAtgatttaataattaaaattaaattaagtGAAATCATCGTCCATATCGATGGCTGCTAATACAGACTCACTGAGAATCTCATGATTCTCGTCAGTTGGGTCTGGTTTCTCTACTTTGGCGGGAAGAGTTGCGCGAATAGTTTGTACCTTGTGGGCTCCCTTAGGTTTTTCCTTCACCTCGCCGTTGAGAATCTTTTGACTTTCGATAAAGTATTGGTTAGGGTGTTGAATACCGCTGTCCACTTCCGTGTTGTGCGTTGCTTCAAAGTATCGCTGGCAAGCAATTTGGTAGTGGTGGCGTGTCACTAGATCGACTATTTCTTGAATGGCTGAAATCCAATCAGACATTTAGATGTGTTATCACGAAAGTCCACAAATAGTGAATACCTGGCTGGGGAACACGATTggttgtcattttttgccgcaGCAACGCAGCGTCGAAGTGTTTAAATGGGCAGCCGTGATTTTCACCCGGCCCCACGCTGGCGTTTATAATTTTGATACAACTGTGAGGCGAATAGTTAACTCTCTTTCCTTCCTTGCCGTAGTTATGGCGGATAGTGTACGCATATTGTTTTTCAAACTAACAGAACGATAAAAAAGAGTCAAATATGAGGAAAATCAAATCCACAAGCAATAAACCTTTTTCCAACCTTGTCAATATCCATGTTtttggaaaattcttctctccaaaatttcaatgAATTTTCCAAGCTAAGTCCGATTCCTTTGATAAAAAGACCGTACTGGATCCGTCCGCCGTGTTTTAAATGATGAGTAGAACGTAAGGTTTCATGTAAATGACGCATGCATAGCGGATAAGACTGTTTAGACaactgaagaaaaaagaaaaaaaaaaatgcgtgagAAACGATTTCTATTGAGAAAATGCAATaaactttcttttcttaccCCGTCGAGCATTTCTGGTGTTATGGCGGCTCccgaaaatttattttgtagTGCATTAAAGTCCTGACCTGTGTAACGTTTATCAAAGTCATTCAGAAGGCGACGGATTCGATGATCATCTTCAAGCTCTGGCAGCGAGCGGATTGTAAGCTTtcacgaaaaaggaaaattcacatAAATGTAAGTTCAGAGGAATGTTTGAATTTATCTTTAATTACCGCCATTGCTAGTGATAAGTGGGAGCGGAACATGGCGGTGATTATGGAAACTAGTTCATCATTCGGGACGTAAGCATATCCGGCTTGCAAGTATACTTTACGATGGCGAACTAAATCCAAAGCCTCTGTGAACGGAACCTTATAGTATTCAACCGTATCAATTTTGTTGGCATTAAAAGACATAGCATGAATCAGCTTAGTTagaatcttctttttttcttcatctgggATCTatcagaaatttttttatagaacATTGTACTCAACACAAATTATGATTTGAAAACATACTGGTTGAaagttcattttgttttctttcatgaAGATCCTGATGTCTTCTGAATTTTCCATTGAAAACCTAAAGCGGAAGAGGTCAGTTTCCTGAGAGATGAACCAGCGTCTGGACTCTTCAGTCCTACAATATGCAAGCCTTAACAAAAAGTGGGAAACATGGTCTTTTTGTCTGGTTTTGCAAATTAATTTCATCCATTTTCTCATCCTTGATACTCGAGCTAAGTTTATACCAGCTatcaatgttttgtttttgtaaatcATTCTTCAGAGCATTCTTCCAATCATCagaaaattttgtatttttactgAGATTGACTCGCTCAACAGCTCTAAGGACTAATTTAGAGATCATGAAAAACTGCTTTATTGCATGAGAAAATTTGGCAGGCTATATACCTTTCAGACGTTCCACAGCCCAGTCTTCAAGCTCTTGTAATCCGATGGTTTCACTAGGTGGTACGGAATACAGTTGAAGAGAGTGAGGATATTCGCTTTTTAGCTTcgaagaattttttaaagtgcgACGAGCTAAGTGACGTGGGGACTGAAATTCCATATTTCTATCTTATATCTTCCCCTTCTGTATGATGGTGATTTAGACCTCTCACGCTTTCTTCCTTGGTTTTTTTATACGAACAGCTCTGAGGTCTGAGCAGgcggcaaagaaaaaacaatggCTGTGGATTTCGCGCTCAATTCACGAAGCGCGATTGCCATATATTCAAATAGCCTTTCCCTGCTTTAAGTTTTTTGTCTCCGACTTCCACAATCCACAAATTACTTAGGAATTTCTAGTTCCGACGTTTCAGGGTGGCTAAAATGAGGCCTGCACCCTGCATTGTATACAGACCGCTTTTCAGTTTTCAGATTGTGTTGATGCTGGTAGTTAACTCGTTCTTGCATTTAAATTAGCCTATCAAATAGAAATCAAATCATTATATTAACGGTTTTGTTTTCACTTGCGAGGGGAAGTATTGTCTGTTTTAGTGCTGAACCCATTCCTTTCTCTCTCGATTTTCTGTGAACCAGAAAATAACAATTGTTACATTTGTTCATTGAAATCTGCCGTTACTGTGATGTCTCGTAATGTTACAAATGACCAGCGTTACAGCGAAGGTGAATTATCTGATAGTCCAGATTTCCAAACAGTAAAAGAAGGTGATGAATATGAATCAAGGTATGTTGAATGTTAATTGATACATAGATTACTTAATTGCAATGTGCTGCATGCAAgtaaattattgtttttatacATCTAACAAATGTGTTTTTGCTTGAAACATGCATGAAATAGTTTGTCACTATctgaagaagaacaaaattgTGATACACTTGCAATCAAGCCACCTCAACCTCAGGCTGACTACTCTGGAGAGGATAGGGCAAGAAAACGTAAAGAGCTGAGCTCTAGTTACCACCAAATTACCGGTCATCATAGTTCAAGTAGAGCcattaaaagcaaaacaaaagagtcAAAAAAGGATGTTCACAGAAtggaaggaaaagaaagacatgATTCAAAATATGAAGACAGACGTGTTAAAGATACTAGAAAGGAAGATCTCAGAGAAAGACTTGAAAGAGACAGGAGATCCAGAAAGAGCAAAGATCCTGAAGTGCATTATGAAAGTAGATATTCTGAAGGAAAAAGACAACACGACATGCGAGGAGCAAGAAAAAGTGACTCAAGATTAAGCAAGCCTGACAGCAATGAATTTGATGTAGCAAAAATTGATATTGAAGA includes:
- the LOC116919199 gene encoding b(0,+)-type amino acid transporter 1 isoform X3 translates to MRRRRSRRRRMGARTIARLTGSETCDDHVIIQSSALFPERMVQHVTALPIGGAEQPHHSLFKDTGVSDSGTTTPTSNGDDGSRSRSNSDDATSSNPRNDGMERNVSTPNDALHLERRVGLVSGVALIVGTMIGSGIFVSPSTLLVKTKSPGLFLVIWAACGILSTLGALSYAELGTMITESGAEYAYYRHAFGSLPAFIFSWVCTLVLKPSQLAIICLAFAKYTVEAFVSECEPPIFIIQILCVAIIGLITFINCFSVKLATKVQNVFTAAKLVAIAIIIAGGLYMIGIGNTQYLSQGFEGSTTSFGDIATAFYSGLWAYDGWNNLNYVTEELKNPFVNLPRSIMIGIPLTTVCYVLVNVAYLAVLSPTEMMQSEAVAVTFGTRALGALAWLMPLAVCISCFGSANGTLFVGGRLCYVASREGHLVDVLSYVHIRRLTPSPALLFNSAVALMMIIPGDIASLIDFFSFTAWIFYGAAMLALIVMRFTKKDAPRPYKVPIIIPVIVLIISVYLVIGPIVDNPKIEYLYATLFILAGFFLYIPFVYYKKVLPGMSYITTFMQLLLEVAPSTAMAED
- the LOC116919199 gene encoding b(0,+)-type amino acid transporter 1 isoform X1; this translates as MRRRRSRRRRMGARTIARLTGSETCDDHVIIQSSALFPERMVQHVTALPIGGAEQPHHSLFKDTGVSDSGTTTPTSNGDDGSRSRSNSDDATSSNPRNDGMERNVSTPNDALHLERRVGLVSGVALIVGTMIGSGIFVSPSTLLVKTKSPGLFLVIWAACGILSTLGALCYAELGTLIPKSGGEYIYFKEAFDSPRHRFWGPVMAFLYAWVSVILLRTSSMAIIALAFAEYSIAPLMDTLNFCWPDDYRYTLTRLAAALCICLITFINCFSVKLATKVQNVFTAAKLVAIAIIIAGGLYMIGIGNTQYLSQGFEGSTTSFGDIATAFYSGLWAYDGWNNLNYVTEELKNPFVNLPRSIMIGIPLTTVCYVLVNVAYLAVLSPTEMMQSEAVAVDWGNRLLGPMAFLMPLGVVLSTFGAGNGSLFTAGRLCYVASREGHLVDVLSYVHIRRLTPSPALLFNSAVALMMIIPGDIASLIDFFSFTAWIFYGAAMLALIVMRFTKKDAPRPYKVPIIIPVIVLIISVYLVIGPIVDNPKIEYLYATLFILAGFFLYIPFVYYKKVLPGMSYITTFMQLLLEVAPSTAMAED
- the LOC116919199 gene encoding b(0,+)-type amino acid transporter 1 isoform X2, yielding MRRRRSRRRRMGARTIARLTGSETCDDHVIIQSSALFPERMVQHVTALPIGGAEQPHHSLFKDTGVSDSGTTTPTSNGDDGSRSRSNSDDATSSNPRNDGMERNVSTPNDALHLERRVGLVSGVALIVGTMIGSGIFVSPSTLLVKTKSPGLFLVIWAACGILSTLGALCYAELGTLIPKSGGEYIYFKEAFDSPRHRFWGPVMAFLYAWVSVILLRTSSMAIIALAFAEYSIAPLMDTLNFCWPDDYRYTLTRLAAALCICLITFINCFSVKLATKVQNVFTAAKLVAIAIIIAGGLYMIGIGNTQYLSQGFEGSTTSFGDIATAFYSGLWAYDGWNNLNYVTEELKNPFVNLPRSIMIGIPLTTVCYVLVNVAYLAVLSPTEMMQSEAVAVTFGTRALGALAWLMPLAVCISCFGSANGTLFVGGRLCYVASREGHLVDVLSYVHIRRLTPSPALLFNSAVALMMIIPGDIASLIDFFSFTAWIFYGAAMLALIVMRFTKKDAPRPYKVPIIIPVIVLIISVYLVIGPIVDNPKIEYLYATLFILAGFFLYIPFVYYKKVLPGMSYITTFMQLLLEVAPSTAMAED
- the LOC116919199 gene encoding b(0,+)-type amino acid transporter 1 isoform X4; amino-acid sequence: MDNPTFQTNDELDLHKRKGGAEQPHHSLFKDTGVSDSGTTTPTSNGDDGSRSRSNSDDATSSNPRNDGMERNVSTPNDALHLERRVGLVSGVALIVGTMIGSGIFVSPSTLLVKTKSPGLFLVIWAACGILSTLGALCYAELGTLIPKSGGEYIYFKEAFDSPRHRFWGPVMAFLYAWVSVILLRTSSMAIIALAFAEYSIAPLMDTLNFCWPDDYRYTLTRLAAALCICLITFINCFSVKLATKVQNVFTAAKLVAIAIIIAGGLYMIGIGNTQYLSQGFEGSTTSFGDIATAFYSGLWAYDGWNNLNYVTEELKNPFVNLPRSIMIGIPLTTVCYVLVNVAYLAVLSPTEMMQSEAVAVTFGTRALGALAWLMPLAVCISCFGSANGTLFVGGRLCYVASREGHLVDVLSYVHIRRLTPSPALLFNSAVALMMIIPGDIASLIDFFSFTAWIFYGAAMLALIVMRFTKKDAPRPYKVPIIIPVIVLIISVYLVIGPIVDNPKIEYLYATLFILAGFFLYIPFVYYKKVLPGMSYITTFMQLLLEVAPSTAMAED
- the LOC116919201 gene encoding LOW QUALITY PROTEIN: DNA primase large subunit (The sequence of the model RefSeq protein was modified relative to this genomic sequence to represent the inferred CDS: deleted 1 base in 1 codon) codes for the protein MEFQSPRHLARRTLKNSSKLKSEYPHSLQLYSVPPSETIGLQELEDWAVERLKVLRAVERVNLSKNTKFSDDWKNALKNDLQKQNIDSWYKLSSSIKDEKMDEINLKTRQKDHVSHFLLRLAYCRTEESRRWFISQETDLFRFRFSMENSEDIRIFMKENKMNFQPIPDEEKKKILTKLIHAMSFNANKIDTVEYYKVPFTEALDLVRHRKVYLQAGYAYVPNDELVSIITAMFRSHLSLAMALTIRSLPELEDDHRIRRLLNDFDKRYTGQDFNALQNKFSGAAITPEMLDGLSKQSYPLCMRHLHETLRSTHHLKHGGRIQYGLFIKGIGLSLENSLKFWREEFSKNMDIDKFEKQYAYTIRHNYGKEGKRVNYSPHSCIKIINASVGPGENHGCPFKHFDAALLRQKMTTNRVPQPAIQEIVDLVTRHHYQIACQRYFEATHNTEVDSGIQHPNQYFIESQKILNGEVKEKPKGAHKVQTIRATLPAKVEKPDPTDENHEILSESVLAAIDMDDDFT